A genomic window from Brassica oleracea var. oleracea cultivar TO1000 chromosome C8, BOL, whole genome shotgun sequence includes:
- the LOC106308914 gene encoding probable fucosyltransferase 7, protein MEKLTVTIATCFLLCSVLLLLLPPSSNIFNRLKSNLTTTDSYGSKRPREKLLGGGLLATEFDEESCLSRYDQPSLRKPSPHKPSAYLVSKLRSYEKLHKRCGPGSDAYKSATEKLGLKPGNGSSESVGECRYIVWVPFSGLANRIISLVSVFLYALLTERVILVDQRSGISNLFCEPFPATSWLLPRNFPLMGGKRRDRFFDDRGNSHCYGTMLKNSSPNLTETSIPSYLYLYLVSDYSDDDKMFFCGEDQKTFIGEVPWLVVKSNIYFVPSLWLIPSFQTELIKMFPEKETVFHHLSRYLLHPTNKVWGLVTRSYNAYLSRADERLGIQVRVFERRAGYLQHVMDQIIACTEREKLLPELAATQVKNTSTRSSKRLLKVVLVTSLHPEYSVKLKRMFWEQPTSTGEMIEVYQPSEERVNVQSTDYKCVQRRI, encoded by the exons ATGGAGAAACTCACAGTAACAATCGCCACTTGCTTCCTACTTTGCTCCGTGCTACTACTACTACTACCACCATCCTCTAACATCTTCAACCGTCTCAAGTCTAATCTCACAACCACCG ATTCCTATGGTTCTAAGAGACCAAGGGAGAAACTGCTAGGAGGAGGGCTTCTTGCTACGGAGTTTGATGAGGAATCTTGCCTGAGTAGGTATGACCAGCCGTCTTTGCGCAAGCCCTCACCACACAAACCATCTGCTTATCTCGTCTCTAAGCTTAGAAGCTACGAGAAGCTTCACAAGCGCTGCGGTCCAGGCTCAGATGCTTACAAGAGTGCAACAGAGAAGCTTGGCCTTAAGCCTGGGAATGGAAGTAGTGAATCTGTTGGTGAATGCAGATACATCGTTTGGGTTCCATTCTCTGGGCTTGCAAACAGAATAATATCTCTGGTTTCTGTATTCCTCTATGCTCTCCTGACAGAGAGAGTCATTCTTGTTGACCAACGCAGTGGTATAAGCAACCTCTTTTGTGAGCCTTTTCCAGCTACTTCCTGGTTGCTTCCTCGCAATTTTCCGTTGATGGGTGGTAAGAGGAGAGACCGCTTCTTCGACGACAGGGGAAACTCTCATTGTTACGGAACAATGCTGAAAAACAGTTCCCCTAACTTGACTGAAACATCAATACCTTCATATCTTTATCTTTATCTAGTCTCTGATTACAGTGATGATGATAAGATGTTCTTCTGTGGAGAAGATCAAAAAACATTCATCGGTGAAGTGCCTTGGCTGGTCGTTAAATCCAACATTTACTTTGTCCCGTCTCTATGGTTGATCCCTAGTTTCCAGACCGAACTCATCAAGATGTTCCCCGAGAAAGAAACCGTGTTCCACCACTTGAGTCGGTATCTTCTTCACCCGACAAACAAAGTTTGGGGACTGGTCACAAGATCCTACAATGCTTACTTATCAAGAGCAGACGAGAGACTTGGGATCCAAGTAAGGGTTTTCGAGAGACGAGCTGGATATTTACAGCACGTCATGGACCAGATCATCGCGTGTACAGAAAGAGAGAAACTGTTGCCTGAATTAGCAGCTACACAAGTCAAGAACACATCAACAAGAAGCAGCAAGAGACTACTTAAAGTTGTTCTTGTCACGTCTCTGCACCCAGAGTACTCTGTAAAGTTAAAGAGAATGTTTTGGGAACAACCGACTTCAACAGGAGAGATGATTGAAGTTTATCAGCCAAGTGAAGAGAGGGTAAATGTTCAAAGCACCGACTATAAATGTGTTCAAAGACGTATTTAA
- the LOC106310825 gene encoding probable fucosyltransferase 9 — MRAHSHLLHPKLRFNMKKLEDNILFKISGMMKLTITFATCLVLSMVLLLPSYNISNLNKSHLTTTGGLFATGFDEESCLSRYHQSSLRKPSPFKPSTNLVSKLRSYEMLHKRCGPGSDAYKRATKQLGNNNLINSNGGDCQYVVWTPMFGLGNRILSMVSVFTYALITDRVMLVDQRNDITDLFCEPFPGTSWLLPSDFPLTDQIDSFNRTHSHCYGTMLKNHTVNSTRTPSHLYIDIFHDSRDHDKMFFCEENQSFIKNIPWLVVKSNLYYAPSLWLIPSFQTKLIKLFPQKDTVFHHLSHYLFHPTNQVWGMVTRSYNAYLSRADEVLGLQIRVFSTPSGYFQHVMDQIVSCTQREKLLPELATKGSQNITKTPRLKAVLVTSLHPEYSDELKNMFLERPSSTGELIEVYQPSGERVQQTDKKLHDQKALAEIYLLSLTDKLVTSTRSTFGYVAQGLGGLKPWILYEPRHKKAPDPPCVRAMSMEPCSLKAPISACQAETIKTTPFVKYCEDRITGIKLVDEL, encoded by the exons ATGAGAGCCCACTCGCATCTCCTTCATCCAAAACTCAGATTCAACATGAAGAAACTGGAAGACAACATCTTGTTTAAGATCTCAGGTATGATGAAGCTCACAATAACATTCGCCACATGCTTAGTACTTTCAATGGTGCTACTACTACCATCTTACAACATCTCCAACCTTAACAAGTCTCATCTTACAACCACAG GAGGCCTTTTTGCAACAGGTTTTGATGAGGAATCTTGCTTGAGTAGGTACCATCAATCATCTTTACGCAAACCTTCACCATTCAAACCATCTACAAACCTTGTCTCTAAGCTAAGAAGCTATGAGATGCTTCACAAACGTTGCGGTCCAGGCTCAGATGCTTACAAGAGAGCTACAAAGCAGCTTGGTAACAACAATTTAATAAACAGTAACGGTGGTGATTGTCAGTACGTAGTGTGGACGCCTATGTTTGGTCTAGGAAACAGAATACTTTCCATGGTCTCTGTCTTCACCTATGCTCTTATAACAGATAGAGTCATGCTTGTCGACCAAAGGAACGATATAACCGACCTCTTCTGTGAGCCTTTCCCCGGTACTTCCTGGTTACTTCCTTCGGATTTTCCATTGACTGATCAGATAGATAGCTTTAACCGTACGCATTCGCATTGTTACGGGACCATGTTGAAGAATCATACCGTTAACTCGACTAGAACACCGTCACATCTTTATATTGATATCTTCCATGACTCAAGGGATCATGATAAGATGTTCTTCTGTGAAGAGAACCAATCTTTCATCAAGAACATCCCTTGGCTAGTAGTGAAATCTAACCTTTACTATGCTCCATCTCTATGGTTGATACCTAGTTTTCAGACCAAACTCATCAAGCTGTTCCCACAGAAAGACACAGTCTTCCACCACTTGAGCCATTATCTTTTCCACCCGACAAACCAAGTTTGGGGAATGGTCACAAGATCCTACAACGCTTACTTATCAAGAGCTGACGAGGTGCTAGGGCTTCAAATAAGAGTGTTCAGCACGCCATCTGGTTATTTCCAGCACGTGATGGACCAAATCGTGTCATGCACACAAAGAGAGAAGCTCTTGCCTGAACTAGCTACAAAGGGATCACAAAATATAACGAAGACACCGAGACTCAAAGCTGTTCTCGTCACATCTCTTCATCCAGAGTACTCTGATGAGCTAAAGAACATGTTTTTAGAACGGCCTAGTTCAACGGGAGAGTTAATCGAAGTTTATCAGCCAAGTGGAGAAAGGGTTCAACAAACAGACAAGAAGCTTCACGACCAAAAGGCACTCGCGGAGATCTATCTTCTGAGTTTAACTGATAAGCTTGTGACAAGCACAAGGTCTACGTTTGGATACGTAGCTCAAGGTCTAGGAGGATTAAAGCCATGGATACTCTACGAGCCAAGGCACAAAAAGGCTCCTGACCCGCCGTGTGTTAGGGCCATGTCAATGGAGCCTTGTTCTCTTAAAGCACCAATCTCTGCTTGTCAAGCTGAGACAATCAAAACAACCCCTTTTGTTAAGTACTGTGAGGATCGCATCACAGGGATTAAGCTAGTTGATGAACTTTGA